One window of the Trifolium pratense cultivar HEN17-A07 linkage group LG2, ARS_RC_1.1, whole genome shotgun sequence genome contains the following:
- the LOC123906205 gene encoding F-box/kelch-repeat protein At3g06240-like: MEMAKSLTIAKVSNHIPEDLAFSAVLYKLPLKSLKRFGCVSKTWSLLFQNPNFLSKFRNNLISIPHSYYNDTSLLLNQVMYHDHNNSQVYSSMHSLFGEKYENRLKLEFPNPFQEEDPFFNILCCGSITGILCLFQHHKVVLWNPTTDEFKVIPPSSAESIPPPWDPSPLLYGFGYDHVSYDYKIIRHVCYFLNTQGEDWDDLLSSSQTCYEHLWEIYSLRCNSWRKIDVDIPRDWEVSTENGLFMDGICHWYSSCTKNDDECEHILVSFDLTNEVSFATLIPLDIDANEKCNFVQRNLMMLNGSIASISWYIHTSTFHISVLAELGVKESWTKLFVVGPLPYIQYPVGAGKNGHIFFTKKDGGLVHFDLTTQMIEELGGVKGAHYYSEVIIYKENLLSIGGINH; this comes from the coding sequence ATGGAGATGGCGAAATCTTTGACAATTGCAAAAGTAAGTAACCACATACCTGAAGATCTTGCATTCTCTGCTGTTCTGTATAAACTTCCTTTGAAATCTTTGAAGCGATTTGGATGTGTAAGCAAAACATGGTCTCTCTTatttcaaaaccctaatttcttgaGCAAGTTCCGCAATAATTTAATATCTATTCCTCACTCTTACTACAATGATACATCACTCCTCCTAAATCAGGTTATGTATCATGATCATAATAATAGTCAAGTTTATTCCTCTATGCATTCACTTTTTGGTGAGAAATATGAGAATAGACTCAAATTAGAGTTTCCAAATCCATTTCAAGAGGAGGATCCtttctttaatattttgtgTTGTGGTAGTATTACTGGAATTCTTTGTCTTTTCCAACATCACAAAGTTGTATTGTGGAATCCAACTACCGATGAATTCAAAGTCATTCCTCCAAGCTCTGCTGAATCTATACCACCTCCTTGGGACCCTTCTCCGCTTCTCTATGGATTTGGTTATGACCATGTAAGTTATGACTATAAGATTATTAGGCatgtatgttattttttaaatactcaAGGTGAGGATTGGGATGATCTGTTGTCGTCGAGCCAAACATGCTATGAACACTTATGGGAGATTTATAGCCTTCGATGTAACTCTTGGAGGAAAATTGATGTCGATATTCCTAGAGATTGGGAAGTCTCTACGGAGAATGGATTGTTTATGGACGGAATATGTCATTGGTACTCTAGTTGTACAAAGAACGATGATGAATGTGAACATATCTTAGTGTCCTTTGACTTGACCAATGAGGTGTCTTTTGCAACACTCATACCCTTAGACATAGATGCCAATGAAAAATGTAATTTCGTTCAGCGAAATTTGATGATGTTAAATGGGTCAATTGCTTCGATCTCATGGTATATACATACATCTACTTTTCACATATCAGTTTTGGCCGAACTTGGTGTGAAGGAATCATGGactaaactctttgttgttggACCTTTGCCTTACATTCAGTATCCTGTTGGTGCTGGGAAGAATGGTCACATATTCTTCACAAAAAAAGATGGAGGACTAGTCCACTTTGATTTAACTACCCAAATGATTGAGGAACTTGGTGGTGTCAAAGGAGCGCATTATTATTCTGAAGTAATAATTTATAAGGAAAACCTTCTTTCGATTGGAGGAATAAATCATTAG
- the LOC123904937 gene encoding ribonuclease S-2-like gives MLAETWPPSFCQTKTCISTIPSKFSIHGLWPQNNSSPQPRQCTTTKILEKELKPLKPRIANVWPSLTGNNFGLWNHEWTVHGTCSTMAAFDYFKLALDLYAKSNIKDLLQKKNITPGKGPINRKDIEDAIKVATGGLAPQLSCDQNSGNLLEVRLCFDTSTNPKYKNCSTNTNCPLNNVYLPL, from the exons ATGCTGGCTGAAACATGGCCACCATCTTTCTGTCAAACTAAGACATGTATCTCTACTATACCTTCAAAATTCAGTATCCACGGCCTTTGGCCGCAGAACAACTCCTCACCTCAGCCAAGACAGTGCACAACAACTAAAATATTGGAGAAAGAG CTTAAGCCACTGAAGCCTAGGATTGCAAATGTTTGGCCGTCTCTAACTGGAAACAACTTCGGCTTATGGAATCATGAGTGGACAGTTCACGGAACTTGCTCCACAATGGCAGCATTTGATTACTTTAAGCTCGCGTTAGATCTTTACGCGAAAAGTAATATCAAAGaccttcttcaaaagaaaaatataacacCGGGGAAAGGACCCATAAATAGAAAAGACATTGAGGATGCTATAAAGGTAGCCACTGGCGGCTTGGCACCACAACTTAGTTGTGATCAAAATTCTGGGAATTTGCTGGAAGTTAGACTTTGCTTCGATACTAGCACAAATCCAAAGTATAAAAATTGTTCTACTAATACAAATTGTCCACTTAATAATGTGTATTTACCattataa